Part of the Amphiura filiformis chromosome 9, Afil_fr2py, whole genome shotgun sequence genome is shown below.
CTACATTACTATGATCACGAGGGATAGGTGTGTGGgaaatgagagagaaaaaaaggCCAGGAGTTACAGTCAGCACAGGGTTGACATACTAACGTCTATATTGCTCAAGCTAATTTTATATGATGGTGAAGATGGTTTACTAATGTACCGAAAGCTCTCTCACACTTAGTTTGTTTTTACAACCTCAAGGTAATCAAAGCCTTGGGACAGTGCATGTTGACTCTTATACATGTGCACCTGCGCATGCCGACTCCTACGTGTACACCTGCACACATGGACATTACTTTGGTACAAGCGCAACAAAGGAGTGGTTTTAAGCAGAGACATGACTGTTCCTAGAAGTAAAAAGCACTAGAGTCAATACATAACTATAAAACAGGTATGCGTTTGTTGAACTGAAAATAAAAGTGTACTGAGAGACCACATATAGTGTATGGCATTAATATTTGGCAGTTCCTTAAAATGCTAAGTAATGAAAATTTCACTCAAGCTTCTTAAAGCTTCCTATATCATCGCTGATAATAATATACAGTATGTGTACTTTCATAATCTATAGTCTTGCGATTAAAAATACAAAGTCATAGCTAGAGGAGCTTGAGTGGACCCAAATGCCATCAACTGAAAACTAAATTGAAATGAATAAAGATAAGGAAGGAAGcaccaaaacaaatcaaaaaccaaGGCATATGAGATGTATTTGGTGTTTCTGTACATAATTTGAATATGCACTGTGCTCATTACAGAAGGTAGGATACCTGTGCATGTGGCTTTTATTAGTTATAAGGACATTAAATGATTACCAAGTTGCTTTTAGTAAAATATGACAACCGTTataaaaaaaatggaagaaaTCTATCGAGTGGACAAACCACCTCATCCTATGTGAGCAAAGCTGAAATTTccccttaaatttggacagaattGAAATTAACTGTTGAAGTACTTTCCAGTACATTTAAATCCGTCCAGAAATTTCTGTTTTGCTCACATAGGTGAAGTGATTCTGTGATTACAAAAATACAATATCAGATCACATGGTTTTATATTGTGTGTAGTTAACGGCAAATGTGACACAAATTAATAATATACTTTGTCATATCAGAGCAACAAAGTCCATCCCAGAAAATGGCTGCTATTTGTCGGATTCCAAAATGTACAAAACGTGACACAAGTTGAATTCACCTTAACCACCAGGTTGAGTGATGcaaatattgaaaacaaaaagcaGCCATTAAAACAAAGATGAGACTTTGCTGCACAAACATGCCTATAATTGCCACCTTTGGAATTGAGTACAAAGGTTCATTACTAATATATTTGGCACATGGCTTATGTAGCCTCCAGTACGAGACTGTACAGAGGTCATGACTTTCATCTTTGTCACAAGATACCAAAGTTCTGGGTCATTTGCGGTAATCAATTGCCAATACAGCCTTCTTTttaaaagtaagacaatttatacCACTGTCAAGAGTctacatgattttttttctttttctaacaTTGCTTCTTCTCATGAACTAAGATTCCATAATGACACTCCAGTATTTCCTACAGTTGAAAGATTCAAAGTCATCCTCCACGGAACTAACATTCCTACTTCACAGCCCTCACAATGTTATCATTCGCACAGCCTGAACTGGTGACCGATAAGCCTGAACCAAATATCTTGTATGTACATGCGAAGTACGACTAAAGTGTTGACCTGTTTGGATAATACACTCCTGTGCCTATGCTTTCCGTATACAATGGTAATTCTTACGATACTATACACAACACATTATCAATGTGCTTCTAGTACTTTTACTTTGGCATTTAGTcccatatattttattttacgtATACAACTCTCTTTACAATTGcaaaataatattgtcaataagaTTTCTGAAATCATTCGAGTgacttcaaaaaagaaaaaagaaaataataaatctgGAATGGAACTGCAGTGCTCTAGTGAAAACGCAACTGTTTGCATTCAgtcataataataaaattaaaatcttACCATTtcaatcatgatttttttttgtaaagcttaacaacttttttttttgaatttgtaGTAACACACCGGCAAAACAAATAAATCTTGATATACAAATATTATTTAGCTGTGAGTTGGGGAGAGGAGGGTATacagaactcaattttatgatacaagttttttctttcctttttttttttggataaaagcGAATGATACAACACATGCTCAAAACCTATCATCCTCAAAGATTATATTTTCACCAGAATTACGTATTTGATGATAGTTATACCATATAATGGCATTAATTATTGGGATATACCTTGTAGCATTGTGCTGTACTTCAGAAAAGCAAAGTTTTCAACAACCAATGCTTTTCTTTATTCACTTTCAAGGACAGACTACTacaatggttttttttaatcaccataaaataacaaaatttgaatATCTCCATCAAAACTTTTGTCATTTTATGATGTCATTATCAGTGTGAGGGGAACAACAGTAGAATTGATACCTAGTATGTCCATTCCTTTGATTAAAAGTGGAATTTTTGGTGGTGTATGATAAAGAATCCGATATTGTTATCAAATTAACCTTTGCCATATATACTGTACAACACCAATGGACTCAAAActaaacacacacacatttgcAAATTAAAGAAATTAACCACACCACCCGATTCTTTAACATACGATGTTCCACATAATTTGATGACTCAAAGGAATGGACATAATCGATTTCAAAGGAATGTCAGTAGCTCTTCTAGTTTTTACCAGAGCACAGTGACAGAGCCACGGTACATGAAATGTTATTAGTAATCAACCTTTCTTTGCATAAATAACGCGGCTCTATTGATCACTTGACCGAAAGAATCAACGCTACGATGAGCCCGTAAAGACCCAATACTTCCGCAAAGATAAGAATTAGAATCATTCCAACAAAGAGCCTCGGTTGTTGCGCTGTCCCTCTTACACCTGCGTCGCCTACTATTCCAATGGCGAAACCTGCAGCAAGACCACTAAGTCCAACACTAAGACCAGCACCCAGATGTAGGAAACTCCTGaaaatgacaacaacaacaaaaaaacaaatctgGTTATTGCAACAATCATGAAAGTTGTGCATACAAATTAGCCATTATATAGAATTTGGCTACTTCAACACACATATACATGCAGTACACAAAACAAAGGGTTGAACTGGTTTACATTTTATGAacactcttcttttttttcagatCATAGATGTTTTTACAGAAAAGAAGGATTCTTTTAAATACTGATTTGGTAAATTTGCATAAATAtgtatcaaaattatatatgaaacTATTTGAAACAGGAAGACTTATCATTATATCATTATCAGAAAGTCATGAACATTATTCATTCAACTTTTAAGATTATGCTACATACATATTAACATATATCAGCAAATTTAGTACAGATCTTACTGAAACCAGTGAAAGAGAGTTTGTGTATTATGAAATAGTACCTTACAAAACTTTCTCTCTTGCTCAACTGCAAGAAATCAAGTTTCACAAAGTTGGTATTGAATTACTAACACACTTCAGTTTCTGATCACACACACCTGCTTAATGGTCTCTTATTTCATATTTGTGGAACAAACCATAAGTTCAACGACATCCTATACACAAAAGTCCTTTAATTAGGGGGTAGGGGTCAAAAAGTCCTGtttcagtttgtaaaaaatcTAGTCAAACATCAGTCACAGTTGACCTGTTGGGtttgaattttcattattttacacTTGCATTTCAGGGAGAGGGGGAGGGGGGAATCTTCGTAACAAATTGcagctcattattattatttgaacgAGCTCCAACAAATCCAAAAAGAAATCCGATAACCAGCTTCTGTCACAACATTGACACATTGTGAACTGGACCCTATCccaatagaggctgtcagccttttccgcgggatccgccatcttgtgggtactgccgttcttctgcatgtcatgcgttagtcattacgcccccgattacgcTGAAGTCAcagcgcgtgacgcacctcttcagtcaagcatcaacggcggtgatcttagcaacaaggcactccgtacccacaagatggcggcgttgacgtcacaatgactacggTACCTCTATAGTTccacaaaaaaatgcaaatgttcCTTTCATTTTATCTTGAGCATCTCTTTCACCTGAAAACTTCAATCCCGAGTGATTTAATAAAAATCTTTTCCTTCAAAAGCctgttttggaacaaaataaaatctGTACTTTTGcatgtacagtccaacctcttttatccggccatgatgggaccaagcattgtccggataagtgaaaaatccggacaAGTGAATTATAAGTAATTCTGCATTAACTCTCCTAAGaactgaaattgtgacagcaaAATATTGTTCTAATATGGGGTAATAACACCAACAAATGGCTTTAGAGTGCTCTAGATGCAGCATAGCATAGAATTAgggtgttaaatcatcaaaaacatgttttcctgtgaagatttcacagccggataacagagagatccatataaaagaggtccggaaaaaaaagaggttggactgtatactTCTTTCTTTGTAGGGTATgggtgtgttggtgggggggggaGGAAGCAAAATCAATTGGTAATACACGTGCACTGACCTGTATAATGTGTAATCAGGACCGTCTGAGATACCAGTGGATATGACAACAGCTACTACAACACCATATATAGCAAGGATACCAGCCATGACTACGGGAATGACTGATTTCATAATAAGCTCTGGTCTCATCACACTCATGGCGGCAACTCCGGTTCCACTCTTGGCTGTGCCATATGCTGCTCCTAGAGCTGTGGACAAAATGAGACACAAGAAAAGAATACTTGGGTAAATAGATGTTGAagaaaatattgattattactTATACCGTAttcatccgagtatagtcccacattcgagtatagtcccaccccccatttgtcgaaaaattccaaaaattgtataaaaaaaaattgaaagcattttgaaatcattaatagagtatgacatgaatataaattatcaattttcatattaaaaacacaaaacatgcaattttttttaggtcaaccatgaatgatcctagcatttaggtctaggttcaGGGACACtccaagaccaaaaaaaaaaaaatatactctTTGATGTTCCATTCTATTTGGGTATGTTCTGTCCTGTGCCATCCTCCAATGGCCGTTATTAATGCTATTACTGCATGACCTCTACAGGAAGAACCTTGCATCAATACAGCCTAgtcaatacatacatgtacatcctGAATTTGAAAACCTGTTAATATTCATTGTCTGGTCCGTGCATGAACATGTAATATATTTAAGTGTGATGCAAAAATACACTTGAAAGGCATCATCATAATGCTCCTCAAATTATAGCTCAGACATGTCTATAACATCATCTTACAACAATATCACCTTTAATTTAAACATGTACATCGTCAGTATGATATTCATGTACActactacatacatgtacatagccagtgcagtgtgaatttcaatcatGTGGGGAATTGATAACGATAATCCTCATGAATCCCTCAATCTCATTTCCACATTTTATATAGCGGCATCATGCTGTAAGCATGCCCCAGATGATGGGACGCACTCCACTATAACTCAGGGCTAGAAAATGTCATTTCCTGAAAAGATTTAAgccaaatttcaacaatttcatcaCATTTATAATTATTTGGGGACAACAAATTTTCTCTtcaaatacaacaacaacaaaaaaatcctGCAAGAAGCTTTTCGGATTTCCCCaattaattgaaaataaataattgtttttacattttatacatgacatcaattgataatgaaatttGACACATTGTTTTTGATATTAATTAGATTTTAAAATACAAAAGGAATTTAAATTCTAAGCAATGAGCAATTTTTTTTGCTTCAATTTTGATACATTGTATAATAGTCTAGAAATCACTAATTATTGATTTTAGCTGTTTCAAAGAACAAGTGCTTTATCTGCAGACAACCTTTGCTTTAGGAATATCCACTACACTGCATGTGAGGGATTTGGTGTCATGTGCCCATGAGTCGTCATAATCCTAAATCTGCTTGCTTGCTAGCCTGCTTGCCTAGTAAAGGGTCTCGTAAATTATTCATGAGCTAGATTTCCTATTAGTCCAGGTTGTGGCGACAGCTGCCAGTGTATGCTACACTATATAGTGTTAATCAAGACATGTATGTATTGGGAAATACCTGTACAGTGAGGAGTCGATGACACAGCGAATTAATGACATTTGcttataatttaatttaaatatacTCTTGCATATCAACTGCACATTAATTATCAATTAAATCCACAATTGGTATAACTGACAAATCTGCAATAGATGTGTACATGATAAGAACATATTTTTTAGTCTCCAGTAATTTCCATACATGGAATtaatgaagttcaatattttgagtacatatttttttttaaattctttattcTACAATAGTGGTAAATTCAATACCATTAATATATGATATTGCTACTGTTTGGTAGTCAAGATGGGAAATGTAAGGAAATTCAGTATATACctggtatatatattttttttttacaaattgtaaatttcaaacaaaaatgtattttggtgCAACATTTAAAGAAAGCTTCACAAGGAACCTGTACCTGTattaaataacagtattgataTAATTCATGTGGTAATTGTCTACACAATTAGCCTTCTCTGTTCAGGTCCTGATAATGATATCAGCCAATTTAGATCCATGGGTTTAAAactttaaagcaaaaaaaaaaaagattgcccAAAAAATAATTGCCACTTCCAATGTGTATTTAAGATGAAGGGCGATTAATTTCTACACTTTTCCACAGTGGTATTTATAAGAAGATTTTACAAGTTTACTATTAAAGTGCTACATAAATGTAcattatcatggttattataGCAGAAGTTATCTTTAAAAGTTACTTTCTGACAAAATATGAAGGATTGACCAATGTGtttaaaatgggcaaaatataatgaaaattcACTTGTTTTTTCCCTTTATATTATATCTTAACAATGGAAACCTATCATTTTAGCCTTATTTCATTGTTTGCCAAATTTGATTAaccatttccttttctttctctgtatAGGTCACATATGAAACAGCATGATTAATGtgccaaaacaaaaaacatttcatgtttaaattGTTTCATGGCTTTACTTTGTTCCACATGgcattttaaggggtactacacccattgatttttttttgcatttttttgcattttgtgaagaaattacaaaaaaaaattggacaaagtggtatgcaaaatgaagggcaaatcttctcgttttattggtggcatcggtatcaacgtagcttacatgcttttaaaagtagaagccaaaaggtggtacatcactgatgatttaaattcacttcattttggaaagcttactatcaacggatttcgttaaaattttggatatgtgttgctaacacgttagggaaataaagttgatatgtaaaatgggaataagtggttcctgatctcttttatgacttcatgaacttggtgctccacaactatcaaaaaaggaactggttaaaatgcttctattttcaatgttgagctatattttgtatttttaacttgccacattatttcactgaaacttaattaagccacaggtaacaggttaccacaaccatactacagcaatgttgaaaaaaattgtatttcttgtcacctataccaccatattgggtagttttccgtaagcttaacgtttgtgattttggtaactattttatatttatttgtgaaatccgtctcaactaggcattctaaattgtactcaccatttacatcccaaggtatattagtatatatccaccttgcacttctcgatatatatccagttaaagacagaatatcaaaattattcctcattatgatatcacaaactctcacatgtgtattcaaaattgatgcttaaatttgacctgaaccaattgacctataacctgacatacggtgacctaatagccttttcttctcctaacaacacattataatattattgactaatgactatacatccattgtgtaagtgtttatatattttgcatgcaccactagattttctatagagagtataacaaaggatttaatgtattctattcatgtaccctacttgaacatgctgaatagaataaatcatggtttgttatgaaacatgcatctgagtaactaggatacagtaaacaaaatatatatagggctaaaatgacttactgcaattgtttaaaagcacttttttttcttctttttttcatatttttttttatttcacatgatccgtgcatatatcgcctagctataaatgaaaaaatatttatttagaccaatcaaaccagtatatgggtgtagtacgcccttaacaaGGTCtaattaataattttaatttcatttaaaaCCGTAACTACAATAAAATTTATTTCATTGTTATAGCCAGTGCTGACAGCTTTCAGCGATGAGATCGCTAAAATTATTTTGTGTCTAAAAATAATACTTAAAACTGTATAGTGGTGTGTAATGATCTGAATAGTATTACTGGATATAAATCTCATCGTTATCAGGTCAAAAAACTTTTAATAGTATTTCAATTCATTACAAAAATTCATAAAAACAACATATTGAATGAAATTAATTGGGTCATataaattgtctattctatttattACTTTCACGTCCCATGCAGGATGCTGCATAAATTCTGCATCCCACAATATGTAGTGTGCATCATAACCATTAGACATTATGAGTAATATAGCAAATGGATCAATACAAGTAGTACTACAAGCCAAGGTGACTAAACGAGTCAAGTACTCAGCATGTCACTGGTACTGATTGTACCGGTACTGTATACGGTGTATCATAAAATAACAGTGTAAGGCTTTGTGCTAAAGGTTAATTTGcttttttaatcaataaataaaacaataactaagggaataatattataaataatgCACATATATATGGCCTCTTTTGATACTGGCAGTGCAAAGGAAGATAACCCTTGGACTGAATTTTATAGCACATGACTGGTGAGTCGCAGTCATCTCTGCACATCTCACCATGCATGTAGGTACGGTAATGACAGTTGCACTGAACGATTTTATTGTCACACTTgttttcggttaaatgcactttgATAATGTACATTATGTACACTGGCCACACAACATTCACAGCACAGATCATGCTTACTACaagggtacatgtacatgtaacctGTTTTGCATCGCTACTTCATGGAATGACATACAAGTtgtttcaaatttcaattttactaTGCTATCTAATAGTGACAGAATTGATCTCAGCCCAATGTTACAGAAATCAAATACCAGTACATTTacacaatatatttttttatttttactgggAAAATCAAACAAAAGCATTGACAGTCATAATATTCACCCTAATTATTTACACATACATgcagttttaaataatatttttacgGTAATGAATTTTATGTGATGAATTGAATTTGTATCATTACCTGATTACTTGCACATCAgtgattaaaataatattaatatcaattacAGAACATGTCATTTATCAGTGACATTaagagtactacaccccttgataaatttgtgactattttgcattttctcaaaaaataataacacactggtaacaaaagttatgtatattataggagcaaggaatccagtgactacactggaattgcagtgactcaagacaagcggtacgttatttatgataagaaaagaggtaggctaccgctagaatgtacctaatttcttaacataaataatgaaccacttgtcttgaatcactgaaatttcagtgaagtaatcggattccttgcccctataatatacatataacttttgttaccagtgtgttattattttttgagcaaaatacaaaaatagactcaaatttatcaaggggtgtagtacccccttaattaagtTTGACGAAAATGGGAATGAAAATTTCTCTGCACTGAAGACAAAACATCAAAATAAGTACAGCTGCCATGTTTGGgtttaaatagttttaaaattcatCGTGTAAAATCTGATCAATCTTGCCTACACATCCCAGGCTTTAAGACTAGTAAATATCTGGAGGCTGCTTTCTATATAACCTCTGATATTTCAACCTGCCATGATGACTTGACTAGCATTCACTGATAATTTCCTGGACTTATCCATGTAGCTGATGTTAGATGTAAATGTAATTACACACTTGGTCAACCACTTGGGGATTTGAACAATTAGCTATCTACTATAGCCTTGTTTATAACCACTCCTTTTTACGTATGAACATACATATATCTGCTGTAACGATATAAATCAAATTTTATCCTGTGATAGTAACCAGTAACTCTACATATTGacttaaaaaaaatatgagggactataatatttacagtaatttcttggccaaactggaacatgcgttgcgtccatgtagcgtactaagcgtgtacgcttaatgtaaggcgcgtgtatgctttcttctgtgcAGCGTTATATTCGGCGGCGTGTTTAACGCGGAGCcagcgtttatagtgttccagtttggccatgaaattactgtaaatattataaggGTGAGTACCCTCAAATAGCCCAAGGATGAAAAAATTGGTTATTACTATCATTTTCATATAAGTACCATACGAGTTCCGTTTTTCATACATCGTAGGTTCTGTTTAAAATAGACCTCCTTACTCATAATCTTAGCATTTTGACCCGTTTGAGATCTGCTTGTAAATTTGACACAGTATCTGTTTTCAATTATCTTTCaaacttgttgcaatttttgtgACACAATCCGATCTAGAACTTTTGCCAATAATCGGATCCGACATTGTATCGGCCCgatactgatataaaattggacggattgagcatgatacctgaatttatcggtcgagctagagttttcaaatatcatgcgagacaaagtcgagcgtgatatttgaaaactctagtgagatcgataaattcaggtatcgtGCGAAagtatccatccaattttatcattattatgtcttcagaatcttttttggttaaaaacatgattttaagtagaaatcatttttgttcaaaaacgtGACTTTGCTTAAacttgtgatttttggtcaaaatgcttgTTTAGCATGCTGGACTAACGATGTGCGgctaatgtttatttaattatttatcacaagctgacaatattcagtttttaatgttttaagtttattttctcataaataatctaagcttcctttattagtattattattacgatgaataaaagcatttttaaagacaaaatccaaatgataaccttttttGTATATTTGGGACAGCGCATGTTTTAGCTTAGCAAGttagcatcaacaacacgttaattAAAGAAATGTGGAACGTACAAGTACGAGAATTTGACACACTTTGGTATGTGTTTGCAGCTGTTTCggaccacgtttcggaccaaaactgacacagaaatgagaaaaattatcataaagactggagatggaatatcacagcGAAAtgcactttcattttattttaacaatcaacatttgatgaggtgtagacctgGGGTACATGTACGTGCAGGCCATGCATTTTAAGGCGCGCGAGTGCGATCGCTCGCATAGAGCCCACCTTAAATCACTTTACCGAtaccgagtgcgatttatagTGCACCTTGTCACTTGAAGGAGTTTCCAAAGTTGCAGCGGTTCCCGAAAGGGCGATTTTTACCGGGATTTTTACCCTATGGTTACCGAGTTTTCACGCCTGGATCAAGCCAGAATTACATGCCCAGGCGCCGGAGAAAATCTGCATTTTGCGCCGGTATAATAACCACTTTTGCTCCATTTTGACTCACTGTGATTTTGACTGATTCAGCCTTCAAATTCATCCCGTAATATTCTTCACATGCATAAAATATGTACGAAAATAGTACTGATGACCGTGTTCCTATAACGTAATTAAAAAAAGTCACATGTACTGTCAGGTCATAGTTCACAAGCAGGTCaacaatgaaaaggtcaatttgcGATTCGCTGATAACCGTGGTGCTTCCATGCCGTAGGTTTCCAAGTCTAGTGAAAACTGAAGCTCCATTGCGCATAGTACCAATACACATGATTGGCACTTGTTCGCGGCAAATTTTGACGACTTTCTAGTGAATTTGAAACTAACAGGGTTTAACGGCGAGTTAAATTGTGCACACGGTGAATAAATgtagttttttgtacataaaaatgtttggttagATGAGATTGGAGGGTGCCTTGCGCAAAAAGTGAGTGAAGTGGCACTTTGTGTAGTACGAATTTGGCGACTTTTGCAATGGGTGAATATAGTAAACATGTTTCTACGGGCGTGGTTTGCATAGTAATTGTTGGGGGAGGGGCTACGGGGTTTATGattatgtatgaaataataaataattttatgtatttaagcagtgtatttatgttttatttaggcccttggttttttttctttccttttttctttcctttttttccttttctttctcccttcccTGTCtttgagcgtgtttctacagagccaaataccgctttggaaacggtatggaaccgttaatcactcctgtggaaacagcctccaacgccttttttgcaacgccttttcatcgccaacggaaacctcgttggagtaggtttttgccgttgacgaagcgggtagattttctgtggaaacagaccgaagcggtaacttgccgattattgagcaaaatcaaacaaaatggctgttaacaggggtagcgctaggctgcattttggggtcccggacccaccaaaatagagttcggaccccctgtttttatattttctgtgagttcaggggtccctgcagctgcagacccccagtttttcaatctagcgctaacgcagacatactatttatgctacatttgtgcaactcggactcaccaaactctacttcgGACcctctactttttaattttctgcaagttcgggggtccctgcggactctggaatgttttgttctagcgctacccctggctgttaatcaacatgttaattggacagacgacatgacaaaaacgttaataacagcctgggcaacataacaagtccaaactgttatgtaaagccacaatttatccgtgatacggaaaaacagaaaaactcacggaattgggtttgctcacagaaatttgt
Proteins encoded:
- the LOC140160743 gene encoding V-type proton ATPase 16 kDa proteolipid subunit c, whose product is MADAAPPPLYTPFFGVMGATSAMVFSALGAAYGTAKSGTGVAAMSVMRPELIMKSVIPVVMAGILAIYGVVVAVVISTGISDGPDYTLYRSFLHLGAGLSVGLSGLAAGFAIGIVGDAGVRGTAQQPRLFVGMILILIFAEVLGLYGLIVALILSVK